GGCCAATTAACGTTGCCGGACTTTGGATAAACGGTGAAAGCAGGGCGGTATTGAGCAATGAGGTGAGCGTCACCGCGGCCAGCAGCAGCGTTAAGCGCTGCCAGTAAAGGGGGAAGCGGTGCCAGTATGACTGGCCGATGCTCGCCGGAATCAGGCTAATTAACGGCGCAGCCAGCAGGATATAGCCATTCAATAATTGCTCACTGTGCAGCCAGAACAACATCAGCACCGGCGGCAATACCAGCGCGGGCCAGTAACGGCGAGAAAGCAGGATGAGCAGCGCGAGATAGACGCCGTGTGGCAGGAACAGCGCCGCCTGCTGGCCGTTGTGGGTCAGGTAAAACCCCAGCGTCCACAGCATCAACCAGCCCGATCCCCAGGCCAGCAGAATAAACAGAGAAATAACCCAATGCCGAAGGCTACGCGACATTAATGCCCCGTTAATAGCTGGTGGTCGAGGGCAAAATGCACCAGATCGATGGTGCTGTGGCATTGCAGTTTGCCCAGCACGTTCGCCCGATGAACGTGTACCGTCTTGTGGCTGAGGTCGAGCTTGAAGGCGATCTCTTTTACGCTGTCGCCTTTGACCAACAGCTCAAACACTTCGCGCTCGCGTGGGGTCAGTACTTCCAGTACCTGCGCGGGCTGTTCGCCGCCGCGTAGCGCCCGCAGCGCATCGGCGCACAGGTAATGCCCGCCCATACCGACCGATCGTACCGCCTGCACCAGCTCCTCTGGTCCGCAGCGTTTGGTCAGGTAGCCACTGGCGCCGGCATCCAGCGCACTTTGCACAAACGTGGGTGAGTCATAGATGCTGAGAATGATGGCGCGAAAACCGGGCTTCTGTGCCCGCAGTCGTTTTAACAGGCTCAGACCATTTTCATCCGGCATGGCGATATCCATCACCGCAACGTTGACGTCATCATGCAGAAGTGCAGGCCAGGCCTCCGCTGCGCTGCTGTACTGACCGGTAACGTTGAGATCGTCTTCGAGACTGAGTAATTGCGCAAAGCCGGAACGCACCACCACATGGTCATCCACCAGCACAACATGAATCATGATTTTACTCTCTTGCCTGATAATGGCGTCTATGATGCCGGTCAGCGCCGCGCTGGCAATCATCCAGGTGTAGTTATGTAACGAATGTAACAAAATCGCAATAATTTGCCGGGTGTTGTAGGGCGGATAAGGCGCTTGCGCCGCCATCCGGCAATAGTGCCTGATGGCGCTGCGCTTATCAGGCCTACGAATTCCATCTGTAATGAGCAAAATCGCTAACTATTGCCGCTTTTTTTCTAAAAACGCTTTGTTCTTAGCCAGAATTTTTAATTCCTTTATCAAATTGTGCCGCAACGAAATACTGCCTCCATAACAAGACAGGGGAGCAGACAATCATGGCTATTTCATCGCGTAACGCACTTCTCGGTGCACTGGCATTCATCGCATTTCAGGCGCAGGCGGTGAACGTCACCGTCGCTTATCAGACCTCCGCCGAACCCGCCAAAGTGGCGCAGGCGGATAATACTTTTGCCAAAGAGAGCGGCGCTACCGTTGACTGGCGCAAATTCGACAGCGGCGCGAGCATCGTCCGGGCGCTGGCCTCCGGCGACGTGCAGATCGGTAATCTTGGCTCCAGCCCGCTGGCGGTCGCCGCCAGTCAGCAAGTACCCATTGAAGTTTTTCTGCTGGCGTCAAAGCTTGGTAACTCAGAGGCACTAGTGGTGAAGAAAAACATCAGTAAACCGCAAGATTTGATTGGCAAACGCATTGCGGTGCCGTTTATCTCCACTACCCATTACAGCCTGCTGGCGGCGTTGAAACACTGGGGGATTAAACCCGGTCAGGTGGAGATTGTGAACCTGCAACCACCTGCGATTATTGCCGCATGGCAGCGCGGGGATATTGACGGCGCGTACGTCTGGGCTCCTGCGGTCAATGCACTGGAAAAAGACGGCAAGGTGTTAACCGACTCATCGCAGGTTGGTGAGTGGGGCGCACCGACGCTGGACGTGTGGGTGGTACGCAAAGATTTTGCAGAGAAGCATCCTGAGGTGGTGAAAGCCTTTGCCAAAAGCGCTATCGATGCGCAGCAACCTTATATCGCTAATCCCGATGAGTGGCTGAAGCAGCCGGAGAATATCAGCAAATTGTCGCGTTTAAGCGGCGTGCCGGAAGCGGATGTGCCGGGACTGGTGAAAGGTAACACTTACCTGACGCCGCAACAGCAGACTGCCGAACTGACCGGACCGGTGAACAAAGCCATTATCGACACCGCGCAGTTCCTCAAAGAGCAGGGCAAAGTCCCCGCTGTTGCGACGGATTACAGCCAGTATGTGACCGATCGCTTCGTGCAATAAATAAGGAGGCGCTGATGCTGCAAATCTCTCATCTTGCCGCCAGCTACGGTGGAAAACCGGCGCTGGAGGATATCAACCTGACGCTCGATAGCGGTGAGCTGCTGGTGGTACTCGGACCTTCCGGTTGCGGGAAAACCACATTGTTAAATCTGATTGCCGGATTTGTGCCGTATCAGCATGGCAGCATCACGCTGGCGGGTAACAGGGTTGATGGTCCGGGGGCAGATCGCGGGGTCGTGTTCCAGAATGAAGGTCTGCTGCCCTGGCGTAACGTGCAGGACAACGTGGCTTTTGGTCTGCAGCTGGCGGGGGTGGATAAACCACAGCGTCAGCGTATTGCCCTGGAGATGTTGCAGAAAGTCGGGCTGGAGGACGCGGGCAAACGCTTTATCTGGCAGCTTTCCGGTGGACAGCGGCAGCGCGTCGGCATTGCGCGGGCGCTGGCGGCCAATCCACAGTTGTTGTTGCTGGATGAACCTTTTGGCGCGCTCGACGCCTTTACTCGTGAGCAGATGCAAACCCTGCTGCTGAAGCTGTGGCATGAGACTGGCAAACAGGTGCTGTTGATTACGCACGATATTGAAGAAGCGGTGTTTATGGCGACAGAGCTGGTATTGCTGTCGCCAGGCCCAGGCCGGGTACTGGAGCGTCTGCCGCTGAATTTCGCCCGTCGCTTTGTGGCTGGAGAGTCGAGTCGCAGCATTAAGTCCGATCCGCAGTTTATCGCCATGCGCGAGTACGTGTTAGGTCGAGTCTTTGAACAACGGGAGGCATTTTCATGAGCGTGGTGATTAATGATAAACCCCGTCGCCAGCGCGCGCTCAACTGGCGCTGGCCGTTCTCGCGGCAGATTACCTTAAGCCTTGGTACGTTGGCCGTCATTTTGGCGTTGTGGTGGACGGTGGCGGCGCTGCAGTTAGTCAGTCCGCTGTTTTTACCGCCACCGGGACAGGTTTTACAAAAGCTGATCGTTATTGCCGGTCCGCAGGGATTTATGGACGCCACGCTGTGGCAGCATCTGGCGGCGAGTCTGACACGTATTGTTATCGCGCTGCTGGCGGCGGTGCTGCTGGGCGTTCCGGTTGGAATCGCTATGGGGCTGAGTCCGACGATGCGCGGCATTCTCGATCCGATCATTGAGCTGTATCGTCCGGTTCCGCCCCTGGCCTATCTGCCGCTGATGGTCATTTGGTTTGGCATTGGCGAAACGTCCAAGATCTTGCTTATCTATCTGGCGATTTTTGCCCCTGTAGCGATGTCGGCGCTGGCGGGAGTGAAAAGTGCGCAGCAGGTGAGAGTGCGCGCCGCGCAATCGCTGGGAGCCCGCCGTGCGCAGGTGCTGTGGTTTGTTATTTTGCCGGGGGCATTACCTGAGATCCTCACCGGATTACGGATCGGACTTGGGGTGGGCTGGTCGACGCTGGTGGCGGCAGAGCTGATTGCCGCCACGCGAGGCTTAGGATTTATGGTCCAGT
This window of the Citrobacter freundii ATCC 8090 = MTCC 1658 = NBRC 12681 genome carries:
- a CDS encoding response regulator transcription factor — translated: MIHVVLVDDHVVVRSGFAQLLSLEDDLNVTGQYSSAAEAWPALLHDDVNVAVMDIAMPDENGLSLLKRLRAQKPGFRAIILSIYDSPTFVQSALDAGASGYLTKRCGPEELVQAVRSVGMGGHYLCADALRALRGGEQPAQVLEVLTPREREVFELLVKGDSVKEIAFKLDLSHKTVHVHRANVLGKLQCHSTIDLVHFALDHQLLTGH
- the tauA gene encoding taurine ABC transporter substrate-binding protein produces the protein MAISSRNALLGALAFIAFQAQAVNVTVAYQTSAEPAKVAQADNTFAKESGATVDWRKFDSGASIVRALASGDVQIGNLGSSPLAVAASQQVPIEVFLLASKLGNSEALVVKKNISKPQDLIGKRIAVPFISTTHYSLLAALKHWGIKPGQVEIVNLQPPAIIAAWQRGDIDGAYVWAPAVNALEKDGKVLTDSSQVGEWGAPTLDVWVVRKDFAEKHPEVVKAFAKSAIDAQQPYIANPDEWLKQPENISKLSRLSGVPEADVPGLVKGNTYLTPQQQTAELTGPVNKAIIDTAQFLKEQGKVPAVATDYSQYVTDRFVQ
- the tauB gene encoding taurine ABC transporter ATP-binding subunit, which codes for MLQISHLAASYGGKPALEDINLTLDSGELLVVLGPSGCGKTTLLNLIAGFVPYQHGSITLAGNRVDGPGADRGVVFQNEGLLPWRNVQDNVAFGLQLAGVDKPQRQRIALEMLQKVGLEDAGKRFIWQLSGGQRQRVGIARALAANPQLLLLDEPFGALDAFTREQMQTLLLKLWHETGKQVLLITHDIEEAVFMATELVLLSPGPGRVLERLPLNFARRFVAGESSRSIKSDPQFIAMREYVLGRVFEQREAFS
- the tauC gene encoding taurine ABC transporter permease TauC, translating into MSVVINDKPRRQRALNWRWPFSRQITLSLGTLAVILALWWTVAALQLVSPLFLPPPGQVLQKLIVIAGPQGFMDATLWQHLAASLTRIVIALLAAVLLGVPVGIAMGLSPTMRGILDPIIELYRPVPPLAYLPLMVIWFGIGETSKILLIYLAIFAPVAMSALAGVKSAQQVRVRAAQSLGARRAQVLWFVILPGALPEILTGLRIGLGVGWSTLVAAELIAATRGLGFMVQSAGEFLATDVVLAGIAVIAVIAFILELGLRALQRRLTPWHGEVQ